The nucleotide sequence CTTTATGTTGGATTACATAACATCGTTAGGGTCATCATAAACTATGTCCAAGATACATCAAAAGGCAAGCCAAAATTCCTTGATTATATTGCAACTATAGAAGGCATAATTGGTATTGGAATAATTTGGGCCGGCATAAACATGTTTTTCACAGATCAAATAGACTACAACACAAAATATGCTATAGGTGGTACCCTTGCTGTAGGATTTGCTTTAATTGCGTTTTATTTTATTGATAAATTCAAATCAAAAGTAATCATACATCCTTCAAAACGAGATATCTATATCCGCATATTGACAATAATTACAATTGCAATAATTGCAAGTTCAATAATGGCTGTCAATAACAGCATTGCCGATGCAAAAAAAATAGAATATCTTGGTCCATACAAAGCTCAACAAATCGGTGTCAATAGATATCTGGGCCAGCTTGATCAAATCCAGATTACACCCCATGAAGTAAAGCAAAGTTCTTCCATTCAACCTACAGATATACCAAATTATGTGATGCAAAATAATGCTCTACTAAGCAAGATAAGAGTTTGGGACTCGGAAGGAGCAAATGCAAAAATTAAACCTGAAATTGGACTTATACCATATGTAGATTTTGAAAACAATGACATTTTGAGATTTAATGACACGCTATATTGGACAGCTTCGATGAAACCAATTCTTCCATCATCTGTAACTCCAGAAAATATATGGTATAACCAACATCTTGTTTATACCCACGTTGACAACGGATTTCTGGCATTAGATGCAAGCAATGGTACTATAGTAGATAGTAATAATCTCTTCAAACAAAGAGTGATCTATTATGGAGAAGGCGGACTTTTTACAGATACATGGGCTGCATATCCAGTTAATAGAGGTACAAACACTGCTGAACTAAATAATGCATCATATAATGGAAAAGGAGGCATAGACGTATATCCACCAATAAGCCAAATTTTTGAACCAAACTTCTTCCTTTCTTATCCGACAGAACCAATCCACATAATTCGATATAGGGATATTCATGATAGAATGCAATTGTTGTATCCGTATTTCCAATATACTCTATTTAATAATAATGTAGACGCTTTACCTGTTACTGATGGCCAAAAAACATACTGGCTTGTTCCACTAATAGTAGGTTTTGATACAAAGAATGTACCTTGGTCAGTAAGTAACCCATATCTTAGACTTGTTGGTTTTGCATTGTTGGATACCTATAACGGCAACATTACTTTGATTAAAACTGGAGATGATTTCTTTACAAAAATGTTTGTCAGTGAATATGGAAATAATTTTATCGATACACCCTCATGGCTTCAGAAACAACTTCGATATCCAGAGGCGTTATTTGATTGGAAGGTAGACATGTTTAACATGTATCATGTTACAGACACTTCTACATTCATACAAGCAAAAGATTTCTATGAAGTTCCAACTGGACTTCAAACTTATTATGTAGAGGCAAAACCTCCAGGATATGATAAAACATCATTTATAGGAATTCTTTCACTTGAATTACAAGGATCACAGGGAAGAAACCTTGCAGGTTTCATGACTGTTCAAAATGACATTCCTAACTTGGGTAAGATGCAATTTTATCAAGTTCCATTAGATTCTAAGACAAAGCTTCTTGGTCCATCAGCAGTAAGTGAAGCACTGTCTAGAGATCCTGATTTTGCTAAATTGCAAACATTACTTCGAAATCCAAGAATTGGAGATAATATTCTTTACAGAATAGGTAATGACGATGTTTACTTTATTCCAGTATATACTGCGGGTTCGGGTGGAGTTGTTACACAACTTGGAACAATTGCTGCAGTTGGTGCCGCATTTGATGGAGAATATCATGTGGGGCTTGGAGATACACCACAACAAGCCTTTACTGCATATCTTGCTAAACTCAGTGGTATTGCTCCGTCCAATATTACAAGTGCCTTACAGCTAGATCAAGCAAGTAGAATTGCTACTCTAAGAACTATACTAGAAGCAGATAACTTGAAAATTGTTAGTCCAACATCCATACAACTACCGCTTTCATTTGAAGAGGGCAAGACTTCCTTCTTACAGCAATCTGATCTAGATAACGTAAAGAAGCTAATCTCAGATTTCTTGAAGAATTTTGTACAGCCAAGAAGTGATAGGATAATTTTCTGGGAAGAAAATAGCACAGTAAAGCTAGGTACAATTGTGGTTGTAGATAACGTACCGGAATTACATTATATCTCAATTGGGGTAGGTTAGTTGCTTTTAGTCGTAGATAACGGCTCTGTCTACACTAAATCGCTTTTGGATTTTTTATTATACCAAAAAATAACCTTTAACACACTCTCTTTTGATAAAGTGATTCTTTCAGAACTTCACAAATATTCATCAGTAATTCTCTCTGGAA is from Nitrosopumilaceae archaeon and encodes:
- a CDS encoding UPF0182 family protein, which produces MILYSSSTQDNPPPRDAGRYIRIGIAALIGIIIFVMISNQAVVLFMNVKEFGHLFTQPLYYSLLSAVILASIVLIRVNIKNRSSIAWYSIHTAINFLKKGNNYSITENIPSFKDYKLSIPNFIIWQITKVLLFGAFFANLMFGFAVSYMIQGNDLGVQSIWNLFSLPFSTPPTDPSYSLDKVTPMIPTLIILVPPILAAIGLRLVLYVGLHNIVRVIINYVQDTSKGKPKFLDYIATIEGIIGIGIIWAGINMFFTDQIDYNTKYAIGGTLAVGFALIAFYFIDKFKSKVIIHPSKRDIYIRILTIITIAIIASSIMAVNNSIADAKKIEYLGPYKAQQIGVNRYLGQLDQIQITPHEVKQSSSIQPTDIPNYVMQNNALLSKIRVWDSEGANAKIKPEIGLIPYVDFENNDILRFNDTLYWTASMKPILPSSVTPENIWYNQHLVYTHVDNGFLALDASNGTIVDSNNLFKQRVIYYGEGGLFTDTWAAYPVNRGTNTAELNNASYNGKGGIDVYPPISQIFEPNFFLSYPTEPIHIIRYRDIHDRMQLLYPYFQYTLFNNNVDALPVTDGQKTYWLVPLIVGFDTKNVPWSVSNPYLRLVGFALLDTYNGNITLIKTGDDFFTKMFVSEYGNNFIDTPSWLQKQLRYPEALFDWKVDMFNMYHVTDTSTFIQAKDFYEVPTGLQTYYVEAKPPGYDKTSFIGILSLELQGSQGRNLAGFMTVQNDIPNLGKMQFYQVPLDSKTKLLGPSAVSEALSRDPDFAKLQTLLRNPRIGDNILYRIGNDDVYFIPVYTAGSGGVVTQLGTIAAVGAAFDGEYHVGLGDTPQQAFTAYLAKLSGIAPSNITSALQLDQASRIATLRTILEADNLKIVSPTSIQLPLSFEEGKTSFLQQSDLDNVKKLISDFLKNFVQPRSDRIIFWEENSTVKLGTIVVVDNVPELHYISIGVG